Proteins encoded by one window of Arachis ipaensis cultivar K30076 chromosome B04, Araip1.1, whole genome shotgun sequence:
- the LOC107636622 gene encoding uncharacterized protein LOC107636622, protein MANTKQGQGNRSLFQEVARTPSVSATPDIVLPVSNQESWTFPILQYLIDGMLPEDSKEVNRIKREAANYTVITGQLYKRGFSQPLLKCIEPGDTEYILREVHEGCCGHHIGGKTLAQKII, encoded by the coding sequence ATGGCCAACACCAAGCAGGGACAAGGTAACCGGTCGCTATTTCAGGAAGTCGCCAGGACACCGTCTGTATCGGCAACGCCCGACATCGTCCTACCAGTTTCCAACCAGGAATCATGGACCTTCCCTATCCTACAATACCTCATCGATGGAATGCTACCCGAGGACTCTAAAGAAGTAAACCGAATAAAAAGAGAAGCCGCAAATTACACTGTCATAACAGGACAACTATACAAACGAGGATTTtcgcaacccctgctcaaatgcaTCGAGCCCGGGGACACGGAGTATATACTCCGCGAAGTCCACGAAGGCTGCTGCGGCCATCACATCGGAGGCAAGACATTGGCCCAGAAGATCATCTGA